The proteins below come from a single Garra rufa chromosome 25, GarRuf1.0, whole genome shotgun sequence genomic window:
- the fezf1 gene encoding fez family zinc finger protein 1: MDSALYHSAGIFGAPSASTGGSMIASSKPLAFSIERIMARTPEPKSIPFPNLFHAPVGKAEPKQSPAPLHCMIPLMPLACEPPHKLHVNGLDHPDAFSYNANELLSLGLNYKNEQQDATTPSAIGQYKLFRPRVVNQSSFHAMGAAVCYLNCGESACPPHAGLVNLHPMASYLLNTPLHPRQKSLFSSEKSKPGAAADRCPPPGVSFKELSHSHLHHYMKESAHILSEKLFKNSAAKLNSGSPQTKPKVFTCEVCGKVFNAHYNLTRHMPVHTGARPFVCKVCGKGFRQASTLCRHKIIHTQEKPHKCNQCGKAFNRSSTLNTHTRIHAGYKPFICEFCGKGFHQKGNYKNHKLTHSGEKQFKCNICNKAFHQVYNLTFHMHTHNDKKPFTCPTCGKGFCRNFDLKKHIRKLHDISPGPHSPSTPTANLEAQ; encoded by the exons ATGGACAGCGCGCTGTACCACTCAGCGGGAATATTCGGCGCCCCTTCGGCTTCGACGGGTGGAAGCATGATTGCGAGCTCCAAACCTCTCGCTTTTTCGATCGAAAGGATTATGGCCAGGACTCCCGAACCAAAGTCGATACCGTTCCCGAACTTGTTCCACGCTCCCGTGGGGAAAGCGGAGCCCAAGCAGTCTCCCGCGCCGCTGCACTGCATGATCCCCCTCATGCCGCTGGCCTGCGAGCCGCCTCATAAACTTCACGTCAATGGATTAGACCACCCTGACGCTTTTTCCTACAACGCCAACGAACTGCTCAGTCTCGGCTTGAATTACAAGAACGAGCAGCAAGACGCGACGACCCCGTCGGCCATCGGACAGTACAAACTCTTCCGGCCGCGCGTCGTCAACCAGTCGTCGTTCCACGCCATGGGCGCCGCCGTCTGTTACCTGAACTGCGGGGAAAGCGCGTGTCCGCCTCACGCGGGTCTGGTGAATCTGCACCCCATGGCGTCGTATCTCCTCAACACACCGCTGCACCCCCGCCAGAAGAGCTTGTTCTCCTCGGAGAAGAGCAAACCGGGCGCCGCGGCGGACAGGTGTCCCCCTCCCGGCGTGTCTTTTAAGGAGCTTTCTCACTCTCATCTCCACCATTACATGAAGGAGAGCGCGCACATCTTGTCGGAGAAGTTGTTCAAGAACTCCGCGGCCAAACTCAACAGCGGCTCTCCTCAAACCAAACCAAAGGTGTTCACCTGTGAAGTTTGTGGCAAG GTGTTCAACGCGCACTATAATTTAACGCGGCACATGCCGGTTCACACGGGCGCCAGACCGTTCGTCTGCAAAGTGTGCGGCAAAGGGTTCAGACAAGCGAGCACCCTGTGTCGCCATAAAATCATCCACACTCAG GAAAAACCGCATAAATGCAACCAATGTGGCAAAGCTTTCAACCGAAGTTCAACTCTCAACACTCACACACGAATTCACGCGGGATACAAACCCTTCATTTGTGAATTCTGCGGCAAAGGATTTCATCAGAAAG GAAACTACAAGAACCACAAACTGACCCACAGCGGAGAAAAACAGTTCAAGTGCAATATCTGCAACAAAGCCTTCCACCAGGTGTACAACCTCACGTTTCACATGCACACGCACAACGAcaagaagcctttcacctgtccGACATGTGGCAAGGGTTTCTGCAGGAACTTTGATCTTAAGAAACACATTAGGAAACTGCACGACATTTCCCCAGGACCCCACTCACCATCGACACCCACTGCGAACCTGGAGGCGCAGTAA